Genomic segment of Dasypus novemcinctus isolate mDasNov1 chromosome 4, mDasNov1.1.hap2, whole genome shotgun sequence:
TGTTGACCTCGGTCATGTCAATATCACTCAGCTTCTTTAACACCTATGATCTGGAGCTTGTTGACCTTGACatctgtggtcacccctcgggctgaagtgtggtttgctggcctggtgggggagcagccgcggcaggccaagccgctgcccccataatagggtggctggtcggactcaccgccacccctgaaggaagctcgccatgggcgcagagtgccctggggtctccccttctcggcagccatgcttccgtggccgcccctcctcccggatggcgccacacaatgcctgtggggcggcacccttcttcttctttctccctgcgcaggcgcagggcggaaaaatccagtctgcccttttcccctcccctgacagcagcaacagccaggcgtgggcggaaaaatccagtctgcccttttccctccccccgacagcagcaacagcgaggcgtgggcgggaaactcaagtctgccctccgccccagcaacagcagccaccaatccctaaaccctgccccttcccccagcaacagcagccaccaatcactaaaccctgccacttcccccagcaacagcgacagccaatccctaaccaccacccctcccccgtccagtaccgcccactgacctttctccggcaaccaatcagaacagggcgtggcttcgaccaatcagccttccccagcccctataaaactgttgcctctccctcaataaagtggacttgcgtgtttaccttgtctccgcggtagttcttctgctgtgcaccctccagtcctgagagcccccgacaagggcctggcctcccttgtccccagttcgtcgcctgcttctccgggtgaccccttcgtcgccggctttgccgggcgaccccgtcagccgaaccgcgcaacccctgtgagaccgacccctcgtctgctgccggaccgacccctcgtcccaagtgggaccgacccctcgtcccaagcgggaccgacccctcgtccgcagccagaccccacctctaccgaccgagcaaaccgtcgcagacATCCACAATGAATACAAGAATGTTATTGTCTTTGATCTTTATGGCTGACTCAGTGGTCAGAGGAAACTTGATGATGGCAAAACAGGCAAACTTGTATCTCCTGGGGGTACTCTTCTGAGGATATTTGGGCTGTCTTTGGAGATGCAGTGTCTTGGGTCCCCAGAATATGGGTAATGTGtgagtctttgtgtgtgtgtgtggctttgGATACCTTTTTTGTACTGCTTTCTTGGCCTTCAAAGCTTTTGTTTGGGCTTCAGTTTTGGAAGAGCCATaggcttcctttttctctattgGCACCATCTTGTGAAAAGGCTCTAGATCAGTTAAAACATTTGGTAATTGTGTACTATGAATTCCCACAAGTGGTTAGTTAATGACAATCATCTCTTCTATACAGTATATTTTCTCAGGAATGCTAGGATAAATAGTTATCACCAACAATTTGTTATAATTTACTTAGGCCTGCTATAAATGATACTTAGTTTTCtagagctgctataacaaaacaCCACACACCAGTTACAACAGAaatttatctcacagttttggagactagaattccaaaatcaaggtgttggcaggaaaatgcttcctctgaagtcttaGGGCTCTGGTAATTACTTGCTGATTCCATTACTCCATCTCTATGGCTGCCACAAGGCTGTGTCTCTCActgcctctctgtctctgcctgtattcaaatttcctctccttaaaaGGATACCAGTTATATTGGACTAAGGCCAACtaagtttggcctcatcttaattaatAACGATTTCAAAGATCATATTTACAAATAAGTGCACATTCATAGGACCAAAGGTTAGAATTTGAACCTGTGTTtttgagggacacaattcaatccataacgtGCATAGAGATCATAGTAGAATATAACAGATAAATGCATTAATAGTAGTATAACTGTCTATCAAGAAGAGAGGCACCTAAAGAGATGTCAACCCACTTCAATATAGGTGTTGGGGCTGCCAGCAGAAGCACATTTCACAGGCTCTGATGGAAAGATGTTTTACCAACATAGAGAGGAGACAGAGCAAGGTCAGTTTTACTAGTGGGCACCAGTTCCTCACAGCCTGTGGGTCTAAATCCATGCAGGGATATGTTCTTTGCCACAGCAACCCTCTCTTATGGTCATGTGCTACTACAGCAGAGGAACTCTTCTCCTTCCCTGCCAGAGACAGAAAGACCACTGTATGAGCAGGATGTCATAAAATATGCCCGCCAGAGTCAGACTGTCTTCAGTGAATGTTTACATATACTTGGAGCAATAGGAGAAGGactgtgtgacagtttgaagttcttttatgaatctcaaagagagaactaatccattcctgtgggcatgaggCCTTTgtgactggactacatcagtgaggtatgacttaGGTTAAGACTCCACCCTCTTGCttggtctgaaaaaaaaaacagaggcacagagagggagaCAGACAGGGAAAGAGAGCCCTTTATcaattctgccatgtgagagagaggactccattTGCCTCCTCAGCTGAGTtacaaggagagaagcccctggGAGGCTCAAAGTGCTGAAGCCcaaagagagatgagtcatatggCTGATAGCTTGccgctgaactcaggaagaaaacagagcagccaagactgatagagaaggcccaggaagagacaagccctaaaACTGGATGCTCACAGTGAGCTCCAGGAGCTGGACTCCAagagatggtgagcctggagaggaaggctgaaaccttggcAGAGGTGGGTGGCCATCTTAATTGCCATGTGGCCATACCACAGGATCAAGAgtaactgactttgatgagataACACCTCTTATGGTGATTTGATCTGGACTTTTCACAACCTTGGAAtagtaagcttttactccaaataaatcccctttatagaaaccaacacATATCTGGTACATTACACTGGAAGtgctttgacaaactaaaacagaatgCACAGGCAATCCCCTTATTTACTGGGGGTTTGTGTTTTAGTCTGCCAGGTTGAAAGACCTGGTCCTGAGTACAGGATGCATTTTGGGTCCCAGGGAAAGGCAGCAGACCACACTAAGACATGCCCCTACCACAATAAGTAAGTGACAAGAGGTGACTTAATTTGCAATATTTTCCAAAGAGATGGGGAATAATTTCTGGAGAGAGTAGATATTGAGCTGGGCCCTGAAGGGTGGGTATGATACTAATAGATGGATGTACAAGGAATACTGTTGAAGTGGGTGGTGACAGCAATACTGAGTAAGGCAGGAAAGTGTCTGGGTAATGGACATCTTGGAATTGATTGGATCACAAAGTTTGAAGATTGGTTTGAGAAAATGGAATTTTGAAAACTATGCTATTGATAGTTGAAGAGCCATTAAAATAACTAATGGGGCAATAACACAGTGAGAGTCACGGGTGAGAATATTCTGGCAACATTGTATGTGGTGTATCGGAATAGGAAGAGAAAAGTATCACTTAGTATAATAATTCGGAATTCAAAATTTGTACCTAGCATATTCTCCTTACCAATTACTCACTCAGAAGGCAAATAATATATgcactctttttaaaatgagtgCTTATCATTTTATACTTTATCATAAAGGTGAtcataataatacaaatatacatGGTTCACTCCTTCCACTTcagtgatatatatatttttaaaagtaaattatatcTTTAAGATAATAGGGAAATGttaaagaaggaggaagaggttaTGTTCATTATGGGCTTGTCCTAACATTGGTTCCATTATTAAACACAAGAAATGCTTTGCAATTATGTtactaaaatatattcatttctaCACCTGGGATAATTATATTCAGagtgtaagaagaaagaaaatcaatacTGCAATATTCATATAAAGGGGAAAATCTGTTTTCTTGATCTCAGAGATGTCTAtagaaatgaattataaaaacaCATGATCAAGCATTTACTGTAGATACTGAATGTATAGGAAGTGTACATTCCTTCAGTTGGTGTAGAGTTGAACTGTTCTgacctggaaaagaaaaataataagctAGAGTAACAATGTGTTCTGAAAAATGGCATCAGCTAATCAATTTTCAGTAACTCTCTGATTTATATGTCTAATAACATGACTGGCAATTTATAGTTCCTATCACTAAATCTCAAAACACAATTTGCTGCGGCCATAAGCAATTTGTTTAGTTTAAATGGCCTTTAATCCCACTGATGATTGATTAATCTATATATCACCAAAAGAGCCATATGAACCTGAAAAAATGATGTTTTGgccttctttatttttacttttaaaattctatgtTATTATCCAATAAAAAAGATATGTCAAGTCTTCTAAACACCCAAGAAGAGAATGttagtaaaatataaaaacttcagATATTTTACTGTTAAGCCTTTCTGAAATAAACTCAGCAAAACACGTAGGGTTTtattgggggagaggggggagggagatgctaaagaataatttgaaatgaTTATAATGAGTCAAACAAAAATAAGTTTGCCTAACTAGGCAATAATAAAACTCCATATTATTTCTTATCTAAAACTGAAAAGATTCTATGTCATGTTTTTGGGGGTAGGGATCAATTTAAGATAATATATTTGAggaaaacaaaactcaaaatgGGATATTCCTTTAGAAATATGAACGCTGGTCATTTATACATTTAGTGATAGCTTGCATAACTTAACTCTAAGTATATTTACAGAGCAAATGTAACTGAAACCAGTGTGATTAAAAGGCAGAAAGAACACTTTTGAATGACTTTGTTTTTTCTGCTGTAGGTATGAAAAGCACACAGATGTGTGCCTAATGGAGatctcatggttttgatgagTAAGTTTGTGGGTAAGTACCTTCATTAGAGAACtgatcataataaaatatattcatccaACCTTCTACACATACTGAAAGTTTCGTAATCTTGTCACTCTTTTCATTCATGGGGTCATCTACATGGACTATATAAGTTCCCTTCTTATATTCCAATAGAACTGGGTCAAGGATGTTTCCAACATTCCAACTTAAAAAAAGTACATATATGTGTGAAACATGTCCTACTCAGTTTTGCCAATCTAAAtgattgctttcatttttttcccatcaaGCCGACCTCAAGTTAAAGCTGTTCTTTTGGTGAGTTTGATTTTCCTACTTCTTCCTTTATATTGAAAGCGAGTTGGAAAGAAATGTGATTCTATTGCTTCGTGTTAGAACATTTCAAAATACTCAAAGGccaaatgaaaatacattttgaaagagTTCTCAGCTCAGCTTGTACAGGCATCCTTCTAGAGAGTTTTACTCACTCCAGTCTAATCTTTGCAGTAAACAGACTAGTTAAGGCATTATTCAAGCATGTCATAGGAAGTTGGTAGTCCCATTTAGTGACTGACTGGCTAGGTTGctttttgttgaaacctgaatAAAGTGACAGGAGTGTTTTTTACACAGGATTGTTCTTGGTATAGCAAATGCAAGATATTCAGCTAAAACAAATGCCCACGAGAGTCATAAAGGCCATTAAGGATTTGGTATCAAAAGGAATGCTGAAGTTTggctttaagaaagaaaaatatgcacTATTGCATTGTTACCAGTTGGCAGATGTAATTGTTTTCTCAGATGCATTCTCTTTAATATCTGTAGGCTGTCAGTTCAAGAAGAGAACGAGGAGGGAAAGGTTTCTTCCCTCCCTTACTCTCATCCCCTACCCCCTACCAAGGGAAAAATATCGAAAACCTAAACATAGTGAGAGGCCATGGGTTCCACGGGGGCC
This window contains:
- the LOC101445914 gene encoding large ribosomal subunit protein uL23-like, coding for MVPIEKKEAYGSSKTEAQTKALKAKKAVQKRYPKPHTHTKTHTLPIFWGPKTLHLQRQPKYPQKSTPRRYKFACFAIIKFPLTTESAIKIKDNNILVFIVDVCDGLLGR